The following are from one region of the Salvia hispanica cultivar TCC Black 2014 chromosome 1, UniMelb_Shisp_WGS_1.0, whole genome shotgun sequence genome:
- the LOC125200884 gene encoding uncharacterized protein LOC125200884 isoform X2, whose amino-acid sequence MMMIFILFNLLLLILALTSPVGGESPTCLAVYREGGATAVFQSPKCPRWNLSNFKSQSNRRLESRSMTCQSATLQGRRKSQEDRTLCAVDLRIPFPGPKGVKEVNVGIMAVFDGHNGSEASEMASELLLEYFVLHTYFLLDTTYAFLSRNLMKRLPDKMEDAAGFQKIQYEDIDGRTLNIGRFKVTLSTILDGSLPFDLLREALLRAIHDIDAKFTMDAARYNLSSGTTAAVVLLAEAQILVANLGDSKAFLCSEVYQSPPENKVLIAKELTNDHHPDNEVEKSRVESAGGNISKWAGVARVNGQLAVTRAIGDIHFKNFGVISVPEVTDWKPLSGNESYIIAASDGVFEKLSPQDICDILWEPLAGFTIREKLNSTCSTSLADCIVNAAFEQGSMDNLAALVINMREAGSIATFGGKIYREPDYLGVVDERKIYVNSADANTSILAELRPLPDVTKFDRLLVEGKHNNFRCFYLSENLDVNDDYTFWIHKDGREPVSEQLTALSGAHQFTWSRPIDFYSDQHTCMHFGSYIDDEKDHCMSSDGFARFLGFLGSIPLHNSGQNEHATSDTRYILKKKFDRGAYGEVWLAFNWNCSQVGKNSQRKFVEENGFYSNERSTVHNENEDTNMFFEDCKRGNSDDNMFILKRIMVERGIGAYLSGLREKYFGEIFLNASNSLQGSSPPREPDFWKLSHCSTHGSGNVNKSVNRDTEDSSIPEDVNFREKRLGETAYEEGLNHIARYVESFESRSNEIWLVFHHEGFSLSKLLYTAEDVVSDADKERGNHGKRIQILRASKWWHWLKTTETGQEEFRDIIWQLLMALKSCHDRNITHRDIKPENMVICFEDPDSGSCLTSTPNSSENYTTKMRIIDFGSAVNDFTVKHFYGSLGPSSNEQTSGYAPPEAFLNVSWYKGPSTVTSKYDMWSVGVVIMEMILGSPNVFQINSKTQALLDQQLKGWNDNLKELAYKLRSLMEMCILIPGISSKLHQNGGTNSQSSSSPVPWKCSEEYFSYLIRSRDPLQLGFPNIWALRLVRGLLEWDPESRLSVDDALRHPYFTSAS is encoded by the exons ATGATGATGATCTTCATCCTGTTTAATCTACTTCTCCTGATTTTGGCTCTGACCTCTCCCGTCGGAGGAGAATCGCCGACGTGCTTGGCGGTGTACCGCGAAGGCGGCGCGACGGCGGTTTTCCAATCCCCAAAATGCCCTCGCTGGAACCTCTCGAATTTCAAATCCCAGTCCAATCGGCGATTAGAGTCGCGCTCAATGACGTGTCAGTCGGCTACACTCCAAGGCCGCCGGAAATCACAGGAGGATCGCACTCTTTGCGCTGTCGACCTTCGCATCCCTTTTCCAG GTCCGAAGGGGGTTAAGGAAGTTAATGTTGGGATAATGGCGGTTTTTGATGGACATAATGGTTCGGAAGCTAGTGAAATGGCATCTGAGTTGCTGTTGGAGTATTTTGTGCTGCATACTTACTTTCTTCTGGATACTACTTACGCTTTCTTGTCGAGGAATTTGATGAAAAGGCTGCCGGATAAAATGGAAGATGCTGCCGGTTTCCAGAAGATTCAATACGAGGATATTGATGGCCGAACTCTGAATATCGGGAG GTTCAAGGTGACTTTGTCAACTATTTTAGATGGATCTTTACCCTTTGACTTATTGAGGGAAGCATTGCTAAGAGCAATTCATGACATTGATGCAAAGTTTACTATG GATGCAGCAAGATACAACCTGAGTTCCGGCACTACAGCAGCAGTTGTACTCCTAGCAGAAGCTCAAATTCTAGTTGCTAATTTAGGTGACTCGAAGGCATTTTTATGCTCTGAAGTATATCAGTCTCCACCTGAGAATAAAG TGTTAATTGCTAAGGAGCTTACAAATGATCACCATCCTGACAATGAGGTAGAAAAATCCCGGGTTGAATCTGCTGGGGGCAATATTTCAAAATGGGCTGGTGTAGCTCGAGTCAATGGCCAATTGGCTGTAACCAGAGCAATCGGGGacattcattttaaaaa CTTTGGCGTAATCTCAGTGCCTGAGGTGACAGATTGGAAACCTTTGTCTGGCAATGAAAGTTATATTATTGCTGCATCGGATGGTGTCTTTGAAAAGCTTAGCCCCCAAGACATTTGTGATATACTATGGGAACCCCTTGCTGGCTTCACTATCCGGGAGAAACTCAATTCTACGTGTTCAACCTCATTGGCTGATTGCATAGTTAATGCTGCTTTTGAACAAGGAAGTATGGATAATTTGGCAGCTCTAGTGATTAACATGAGAGAAGCTGGTTCCATTGCGACTTTTGGGGGCAAGATTTACAGGGAACCTGATTACTTGGGAGTAGTAGATGAACGGAAGATATATGTGAACTCAG CTGATGCCAACACCTCAATACTCGCAGAACTGCGGCCGCTTCCAGATGTTACCAAGTTTGATAGATTACTG GTTGAAGGAAAACACAACAATTTTAGATGCTTTTATTTATCCGAGAATCTTGATGTAAACGATGATTACACATTTTGGATCCACAAAGATGGCCGTGAACCTGTGTCGGAGCAATTAACTGCTTTAAGTGGTGCACATCAGTTTACCTGGA GCCGGCCTATTGATTTCTACAGTGATCAGCACACATGCATGCACTTTGGGTCATATATTGATGATGAGAAAGATCACTGCATGAGCTCTGATGGCTTTGCAAGATTCCTTGGTTTTCTGGGATCAATTCCTTTACACAATTCTGGTCAAAATGAGCATGCGACATCAGACACAAG GTACATACTGAAGAAGAAGTTTGATCGTGGAGCATATGGTGAAGTTTGGCTTGCTTTCAATTGGAACTGTTCTCAAGTTGGTAAGAATTCCCAAAGGAAGTTTGTAGAAGAAAATGGTTTCTACAGTAACGAGAGAAGTACTGTGCATAACGAAAATGAAGATACAAATATGTTCTTTGAAGATTGCAAAAGAGGCAATTCTGATGATAACATGTTCATTTTGAAGCGTATAATG gttgaaagAGGAATTGGTGCTTACTTGAGTGGGTTACGAGAGAAATATTTTGGTGAAATCTTCTTAAATGCTTCCAATTCGCTACAAGGTTCATCACCACCTAGAGAACCAGATTTCTGGAAATTGTCACATTGCAGTACACATGGCTCtggaaatgtaaataaatcgGTTAATCGGGACACTGAGGACTCCTCAATTCCAGAAGATGTGAATTTTAGGGAAAAAAGATTGGGTGAAACAGCATATGAAGAAGGACTAAATCACATTGCTAGATATGTTGAATCTTTTGAATCACGGTCTAACGAGATATGGCTTGTATTTCATCATGAAGGTTTTTCCTTGTCAAAACTTCTGTATACTGCAGAAGATGTGGTCAGTGATGCTGACAAAGAAAGAGGCAATCATGGGAAGCGTATTCAGATATTACGTGCTTCAAAATGGTGGCACTGGTTGAAGACAACAGAAACTGGACAAGAGGAATTTCGTGATATAATATGGCAGTTG tTGATGGCGCTTAAGTCCTGCCATGATCGCAACATCACTCACAGGGATATCAAACCTG AAAACATGGTAATATGCTTTGAAGACCCAGACTCGGGAAGCTGCTTGACATCAACTCCAAATAGTAGCGAGAACTACACTACTAAAAT GCGCATTATTGACTTTGGTAGTGCTGTGAATGATTTCACAGTGAAACATTTCTATGGATCTCTTGGACCATCGAG CAATGAACAAACGTCAGGGTATGCTCCCCCGGAAGCTTTTCTGAATGTCAGCTGGTATAAGGGGCCTTCAACTGTTACATCAAA GTATGATATGTGGAGTGTTGGTGTGGTAATCATGGAGATGATCTTAGGATCACCAAatgtttttcaaataaattctaaaacgCAAGCACTTCTTGATCAACAGCTCAAAGGTTGGAACGATAACTTGAAAGAGCTTGCGTACAA GCTTAGATCATTGATGGAAATGTGCATCTTAATCCCTGGAATTTCCTCAAAGCTCCATCAGAATGGGGGTACAAATAGCCAG AGTTCTAGTTCACCAGTTCCGTGGAAGTGTTCTGAAGAGTATTTCTCTTATCTAATACGGAGTAGAGATCCTCTTCAATTAGG ATTTCCAAATATATGGGCTTTGCGTTTAGTACGTGGCTTACTAGAGTGGGATCCT GAGAGCCGGCTGAGTGTTGATGATGCTCTGAGGCATCCTTACTTTACATCAGCTTCTTAA
- the LOC125200884 gene encoding probable inactive protein kinase At3g63330 isoform X5, which produces MALQDSLVFWDQFLYTILVKMSMRHQTQGGYILKKKFDRGAYGEVWLAFNWNCSQVGKNSQRKFVEENGFYSNERSTVHNENEDTNMFFEDCKRGNSDDNMFILKRIMVERGIGAYLSGLREKYFGEIFLNASNSLQGSSPPREPDFWKLSHCSTHGSGNVNKSVNRDTEDSSIPEDVNFREKRLGETAYEEGLNHIARYVESFESRSNEIWLVFHHEGFSLSKLLYTAEDVVSDADKERGNHGKRIQILRASKWWHWLKTTETGQEEFRDIIWQLLMALKSCHDRNITHRDIKPENMVICFEDPDSGSCLTSTPNSSENYTTKMRIIDFGSAVNDFTVKHFYGSLGPSSNEQTSGYAPPEAFLNVSWYKGPSTVTSKYDMWSVGVVIMEMILGSPNVFQINSKTQALLDQQLKGWNDNLKELAYKLRSLMEMCILIPGISSKLHQNGGTNSQSSSSPVPWKCSEEYFSYLIRSRDPLQLGFPNIWALRLVRGLLEWDPESRLSVDDALRHPYFTSAS; this is translated from the exons ATGGCTTTGCAAGATTCCTTGGTTTTCTGGGATCAATTCCTTTACACAATTCTGGTCAAAATGAGCATGCGACATCAGACACAAGGTGG GTACATACTGAAGAAGAAGTTTGATCGTGGAGCATATGGTGAAGTTTGGCTTGCTTTCAATTGGAACTGTTCTCAAGTTGGTAAGAATTCCCAAAGGAAGTTTGTAGAAGAAAATGGTTTCTACAGTAACGAGAGAAGTACTGTGCATAACGAAAATGAAGATACAAATATGTTCTTTGAAGATTGCAAAAGAGGCAATTCTGATGATAACATGTTCATTTTGAAGCGTATAATG gttgaaagAGGAATTGGTGCTTACTTGAGTGGGTTACGAGAGAAATATTTTGGTGAAATCTTCTTAAATGCTTCCAATTCGCTACAAGGTTCATCACCACCTAGAGAACCAGATTTCTGGAAATTGTCACATTGCAGTACACATGGCTCtggaaatgtaaataaatcgGTTAATCGGGACACTGAGGACTCCTCAATTCCAGAAGATGTGAATTTTAGGGAAAAAAGATTGGGTGAAACAGCATATGAAGAAGGACTAAATCACATTGCTAGATATGTTGAATCTTTTGAATCACGGTCTAACGAGATATGGCTTGTATTTCATCATGAAGGTTTTTCCTTGTCAAAACTTCTGTATACTGCAGAAGATGTGGTCAGTGATGCTGACAAAGAAAGAGGCAATCATGGGAAGCGTATTCAGATATTACGTGCTTCAAAATGGTGGCACTGGTTGAAGACAACAGAAACTGGACAAGAGGAATTTCGTGATATAATATGGCAGTTG tTGATGGCGCTTAAGTCCTGCCATGATCGCAACATCACTCACAGGGATATCAAACCTG AAAACATGGTAATATGCTTTGAAGACCCAGACTCGGGAAGCTGCTTGACATCAACTCCAAATAGTAGCGAGAACTACACTACTAAAAT GCGCATTATTGACTTTGGTAGTGCTGTGAATGATTTCACAGTGAAACATTTCTATGGATCTCTTGGACCATCGAG CAATGAACAAACGTCAGGGTATGCTCCCCCGGAAGCTTTTCTGAATGTCAGCTGGTATAAGGGGCCTTCAACTGTTACATCAAA GTATGATATGTGGAGTGTTGGTGTGGTAATCATGGAGATGATCTTAGGATCACCAAatgtttttcaaataaattctaaaacgCAAGCACTTCTTGATCAACAGCTCAAAGGTTGGAACGATAACTTGAAAGAGCTTGCGTACAA GCTTAGATCATTGATGGAAATGTGCATCTTAATCCCTGGAATTTCCTCAAAGCTCCATCAGAATGGGGGTACAAATAGCCAG AGTTCTAGTTCACCAGTTCCGTGGAAGTGTTCTGAAGAGTATTTCTCTTATCTAATACGGAGTAGAGATCCTCTTCAATTAGG ATTTCCAAATATATGGGCTTTGCGTTTAGTACGTGGCTTACTAGAGTGGGATCCT GAGAGCCGGCTGAGTGTTGATGATGCTCTGAGGCATCCTTACTTTACATCAGCTTCTTAA